The proteins below come from a single Camarhynchus parvulus chromosome 29, STF_HiC, whole genome shotgun sequence genomic window:
- the LOC115914500 gene encoding keratin, type II cytoskeletal cochleal-like, which yields MNRALSMREEEEEALGGSLEEAVVAAVLVVVEVLAAGASTTLVVARGFPSGLEAASELLLEVELLVALAWGVALGLEVVELVVALGWGLVVEEVGLVVVELVVALGWGLVVEVVDLALVEVLVGLAMVVVTEVVEGLGGGRNPMGFSGGPPGVGTIQEVTVNQSLLAPLNLEIDPNIQQVRKDEKEQIKTLNNKFASFIDKVRFLEQQNKVLETKWTLLQEQGQKNNSGKSNLDPLFEAYINNLRRQLANLLNERGRMDGELKNMQDLVEDFKNKYEEEINRRTAAENEFVVLKKDVDAAYMNKVELEAKVDALSDELNFLRALYEAELAQLSTQVSDTAVILSMDNNRDLDLSSIIAEVKAQYEDIANRSRAEAEAWYQTKFEELQATAGKHGDDLRNTKGEISELNRLIQRIRSEIENTRNQTAIGDSEERGEMALKDAKAKMIDLEDALQKAKADMARQLREYQELMNIKLALDIEIATYRKLLEGEESRLSGEGLNPISYSVISSSSGIAGGAGLGGGFGGLSLSGGGGGSGFGLGGVLVLELAVEEEEEATVLEVEEDSDLGLEVVLEVDLEEGVVWALLAATAMPGVAAAL from the exons ATGAACCGGGCACTCAGCATGAGG gaggaggaggaggaggctttGGGAGGCTCATTGGAGGAGGCGGTGGTAGCGGCAGTTCTGGTGGTGGTGGAGGTTttggcagcaggagcctctACAACCTTGGTGGTAGCAAGAGGATTTCCATCGGGGTTGGAAGCAGCTTCCGAGCTGCTTTTGGaagtggagctgctggtggctctggcCTGGGGGGTGGCTTTGGGCTTGGAAGTGGTGGAGCTGGTGGTGGCCTTGGGCTGGGGCTTGGTGGTGGAGGAGGTGGGTTTGGTGGTGGTGGAGCTGGTGGTGGCCTTGGGCTGGGGCTtggtggtggaggtggtggacTTGGCTTTGGTGGAGGTGCTGGTGGGCTTGGCTATGGTGGTGGTCACGGAGGTGGTGGAGG ggctgggaggtggcaggaACCCCATGGGATTTTCTGGGGGCCCTCCTGGAGTGGGTACAATCCAAGAAGTGACTGTAAACCAGAGCCTCCTGGCACCGCTGAACCTGGAGATAGATCCAAACATCCAACAGGTGCGGAAAGATGAGAAGGAGCAGATCAAGACCCTCAACAACAAATTTGCTTCTTTCATTGACAAG GTTCgcttcctggagcagcagaacaaggTGCTGGAGACCAAATGGAcccttctgcaggagcagggccaaAAAAACAATTCTGGCAAGAGCAACCTGGACCCGCTGTTCGAGGCCTACATCAACAACCTGCGGCGGCAGCTGGCCAACCTGCTCAATGAGCGGGGACGCATGGATGGGGAGCTGAAGAACATGCAGGACCTCGTGGAGGACTTCAAAAACAA ATATGAAGAGGAAATCAACCGGCGCACGGCAGCAGAGAACGAATTTGTGGTGCTCAAGAAG GACGTGGATGCTGCTTACATGAACAAGGTGGAGCTGGAGGCCAAGGTGGATGCCCTGAGTGATGAACTCAACTTCCTTCGAGCTCTCTATGAGGCG GAGctggcccagctcagcaccCAAGTGTCTGACACCGCTGTCATCCTGTCCATGGACAACAACCGGGACCTGGACCTGAGCAGCATCATTGCCGAAGTCAAAGCTCAGTACGAGGACATCGCCAACCGCAGCCGCGCCGAGGCCGAGGCTTGGTACCAAACCAAG tttgaggagctgcaggccACGGCTGGGAAACACGGTGATGACCTGCGCAACACGAAGGGTGAAATCTCAGAGCTCAACCGGCTCATCCAGAGGATCCGCTCCGAGATAGAGAACACGAGGAACCAG ACAGCCATCGGAGACTCAGAGGAGCGCGGGGAGATGGCCCTCAAGGACGCCAAGGCAAAGATGATTGACCTGGAAGACGCCCTGCAGAAAGCCAAGGCTGACATGGCCCGGCAGCTCCGGGAGTACCAGGAGCTCATGAACATCaagctggccctggacattgaGATCGCAACCTacaggaagctgctggagggCGAGGAGAGCAG GCTCAGTGGGGAGGGACTGAACCCCATCAGCTACT CAGTCATCAGCTCCAGCTCCGGCATTGCTGGTGGAGCTGGCTTAGGAGGAGGATTTGGTGGACTGAGCCTGAGTGGAGGAGGCGGCGGAAGTGGTTTTGGCCTTGGAGGAG TTTTGGTCTTGGAGCTGGcggtggaggaggaggaggaagctaCAGTTTTGGAAGTGGAGGAGGACTCGGACTTGGGGCTGGAGGTGGTCTTGGAGGTGGATTTGGAGGAGGGAGTggtctgggcactgctggcagctaCAGCCATGCCGGGGGTGGCAGCAGCGCTCTGA
- the LOC115914546 gene encoding keratin, type II cytoskeletal 7-like — protein sequence MSRQCYTSGSILGRRGFSSASAVCGLGRANSSSASVCQPVGRRCGIGGFSSRSVCDLGRGQRISFGGSCRSGVYGGAGVGRCGVAYGGGRFGTVVGFGNCASFGGLGSYRGLGDGVAMGSYGGGIGIGLGGGRSEGIRGVSIHPELLKPLCVGVDPEECQVRTHEKEQIKNLNNQFACFIDKVRLLEQQNKVLTTKWELLQQYVLPASRRNLEPVFENFICNLRKQLECVMGERERLENEERCLRDLVQEFKCKYEDEINKRTAAENEFVVLKKDVDCLYLTKEELEVRVGLLRQQLEFLKCIYAEERAQLDCQLCDTSVIVQMDNSRDLDMEGIIKSVECCYEEIAQKSKAEVEAFYQTRLEELHSSRGKFCDDLKNNQSEIAELNRMIQKLQCESDNVKKQISALQTAICDAEQRGDCALKDARQKLVDLQTALQQAKDKMACLLRDYQELLNVKLALDIEIATYRTLLEGEESRICTGNPVSVAVVSGGGTVGECRSLSGIGGKCTVKSGGAGAGLGMVSSFGNAGFSTRSVDCVPKVGAGFGARSAVTCVGREVLTGVDGVQCAAGMGNLGNLGNLGSVVCAGVEQCGPGAVLIPGAPGVCGNRFSTAVRVVRTTR from the exons ATGAGCCGACAGTGCTACACCTCCGGCTCCATCCTGGGAAGACGAGGCTTTTCCTCGGCATCTGCCGTCTGCGGCCTGGGCAGGGCCAACAGCAGCTCGGCCTCCGTCTGCCAGCCCGTGGGACGGAGGTGTGGGATCGGTGGCTTCAGCAGCCGCAGCGTCTGTGACctgggcagagggcagaggaTTTCCTTCGGTGGCAGCTGCCGCAGCGGCGTCTACGGCGGTGCTGGTGTCGGGCGCTGCGGCGTCGCGTACGGCGGGGGCCGCTTTGGCACCGTCGTGGGCTTTGGGAACTGTGCGAGCTTCGGGGGCCTGGGCAGCTACAGAGGCCTGGGCGATGGCGTGGCCATGGGGAGCTACGGCGGCGGCATCGGCATTGGCCTCGGCGGAGGGAGGTCCGAGGGGATTCGCGGCGTCAGCATCCACCCAGAGCTCCTCAAGCCCCTGTGTGTGGGCGTGGACCCCGAGGAGTGCCAAGTGCGGACCCACGAGAAGGAGCAGATCAAGAACCTCAACAACCAGTTTGCCTGTTTCATAGACAAG GTgcggctgctggagcagcagaacaaggTGCTGACCACcaagtgggagctgctgcagcagtatGTGCTCCCAGCATCCCGGAGAAACTTGGAGCCTGTGTTTGAGAACTTCATCTGCAACctgaggaagcagctggagTGTGTGATGGGGGAGCGAGAGCGGCTGGAAAATGAGGAGCGGTGCCTGCGGGACCTGGTTCAGGAGTTCAAGTGCAA gtACGAAGATGAGATCAACAAGCGCACGGCAGCGGAGAACGAGTTCGTGGTGCTCAAGAAG GATGTGGATTGTCTCTACCTGaccaaggaggagctggaggtgaggGTGGGTCTCCTGAGACAGCAGCTGGAGTTCCTGAAGTGCATCTATGCTGAG GAGAGGGCTCAGCTGGACTGTCAGCTGTGTGACACCTCTGTCATCGTGCAAATGGACAACAGCCGGGACCTGGACATGGAGGGCATCATCAAAAGCGTGGAGTGCTGCTATGAGGAGATTGCCCAGAAGAGCAAGGCTGAGGTGGAGGCTTTCTACCAAACCAGG CTGGAGGAACTCCACAGCAGCCGGGGCAAGTTCTGTGATGACCTGAAGAACAACCAGAGTGAGATTGCCGAGCTCAACAGGATGATCCAGAAGCTGCAGTGTGAGTCGGACAATGTGAAGAAACAG atctcagccctgcagacagCCATCTGTGATGCCGAGCAACGAGGAGACTGCGCCCTCAAGGACGCCCGGCAGAAGCTGGTTGACCTgcagacagctctgcagcaggccAAGGACAAGATGGCCTGTCTGCTCAGGGACTACCAGGAGCTGCTCAACGTCaagctggccctggacattgaGATTGCCACATACAGGACGCTGCTGGAGGGAGAAGAGAGCAG GATATGCACCGGCAACCCTGTGAGCGTAG CCGTGGTCAGCGGCGGGGGCACGGTCGGGGAGTGCCGATCCCTGTCTGGAATCGGAGGCAAATGCACCGTGAAGAGCGGAGGGGCCGGCGCGGGGCTGGGCATGGTCTCGTCCTTCGGCAACGCCGGGTTCAGCACCCGGAGCGTGGATTGCGTTCCCAAGGTCGGGGCGGGATTCGGGGCCAGGAGCGCGGTCACCTGCGTGGGGAGGGAGGTGCTCACCGGCGTGGACGGGGTCCAGTGCGCCGCCGGGATGGGCAACCTGGGCAATCTGGGCAACCTGGGCAGCGTGGTGTGCGCGGGGGTGGAGCAGTGCGGGCCCGGGGCCGTGCTGATCCCCGGCGCCCCGGGGGTCTGCGGGAACAGGTTCAGCACAGCCGTGCGCGTCGTCAGGACGACCCGGTAG